From a region of the Poecile atricapillus isolate bPoeAtr1 chromosome 16, bPoeAtr1.hap1, whole genome shotgun sequence genome:
- the HSPB8 gene encoding heat shock protein beta-8 — protein sequence MADSQMPFSCHYPGRRSLRDPFREPGLTSRLLDDDFGLSPFPGDLTADWPDWARPRLTTTWPGPLRAGLGRTPPMAPAYGAHFGGYPESRSPAPFPREPWKVCVNVHSFKPEELTVKTKDGYVEVSGKHEEQQVEGGIVSKNFTKKIQLPYEVDPITVFASLSPEGLLIIEAPQIPPYQQYGEGSGGSSEIPVESQEATCT from the exons ATGGCCGATAGCCAGATGCCCTTCTCCTGCCATTATCCCGGCCGGCGCAGCCTCCGCGACCCTTTCCGGGAGCCCGGCCTGACCTCGCGCCTGCTGGACGATGACTTCGGCTTGTCGCCCTTCCCCGGGGACCTGACGGCGGACTGGCCCGACTGGGCTCGGCCCCGGCTCACCACCACCTGGCCGGGCCCCCTGCGCGCCGGCCTCGGCCGCACCCCGCCCATGGCCCCCGCCTACGGCGCCCACTTCGGGGGGTACCCCGAGAGCCGCAGCCCCGCGCCCTTCCCCCGCGAACCCTGGAAGGTGTGTGTCAACGTGCACAGCTTCAAACCCGAGGAGCTGACGGTCAAAACCAAGGATGGCTACGTCGAGGTGTCAG GCAAACACGAGGAGCAGCAGGTGGAAGGAGGGATCGTCTCCAAGAACTTCACCAAGAAAATCCA GCTGCCCTACGAGGTGGATCCCATCACGGTGTTCGCCTCCTTGTCCCCGGAGGGGCTGCTGATCATCGAGGCGCCCCAGATCCCCCCCTACCAGCAGTACGGCGagggcagcggcggcagcagcgagATCCCCGTGGAGAGCCAGGAGGCCACCTGCACCTGA